The stretch of DNA AACAGAGTTAACTTTTGTACAAATTTTTACTATGTTCGGTATTTACAAGTGTATTGTCTCTTTTTTTATGCTGACATCAGTAATTTAGCGGAAGTGAGTTTTTTCTAAAGTTTTATTTTATTTTCTATAAAAATATAATTAGAAAAAGATGCTTTGGTTATTTTGTTTCTTGCATTTTTAGTGCAAGCTTAGTGCGTTATGAAGTTCATATTTTTTATGGAATCTCAGGGTTTACGTCCTTTGGCTGGCATTCAATGTATTGAAGTGAAGAGGAAATGCAAGCTACATCAATTGAAAATAAATAACTAAAAGACACTGAATGCAAATGTGCTGATGAGGCCAGTTCCTAAGATACTAGCAATGGTTAAACCAATCGGATTTGAGTGGTGCTGCTGGGCTTTGCGGCGCGATCGCCCTCTGAGAAAACCATAAATGTGGGGCGCACCGAGAAAGAAAAATAACAATGCCAACAGATCTGCTTCTTCACGACCTTGGGCTTGGGAAGAAAAATTTTGTTGAGTATCCATAAAAATCTCCAAGTAAAATGTGCTGGTAGCTAGCAAAATCGGCGATCGCCGCTCACCTCTAGGCCACAAACTGTTTGACCGCCCTCACAATTTCTTCAGCTTGAACAGGCTTAGTGATGTAGGCATTCGCACCTTGCTTTAAACCCCATTTTTTATCCATACGCTCAGATTTACTGGAGCAAAGAATAACCGGAATATCAGCGGTAGCTTCGCTTTTCTTCAGTTCACGACAAAAACCATAGCCACTTTTTCCCGGTAAAACAACATCTAAAACAATGCCGTCAATGGCGACATTTTGCTGCTCAATTAACGCTTGGCCAGCTTCAGCAGTGGTCACATTAATGATGTCAAAGCCATATTCTTCAAGATGTGTTCGTAAAATATGGGTATCAACCGGGTTGTCTTCAATAATTAAAAGCGTCGGCATAGTTTACTGTCTCCGAAAAATGAGTTGGAATAAAAAATTAACCACAATCCGTGCTTTCTAAAGGCTTGATATGATCACCTATCGAAATCAACTCAGTGATGGAGCGCTAGTACCAAAGCAAGATTTAACATTGCGAACTTGATATTGATGATAGTTGCGCTCTCTTAAATGTAACAGAATGTAACGACCCTCTCAGGTGATAAAGTCAGCAAAATACTGTGACAAAGATCACTCTGGGTTAGAGAATGAGCCTGTTTTTTGGTAGATAACGTGAGTTTTGCTTAAGCATGCTCGGAAGTATGACGCGGTGAATGGGAGAGCGAGAGATCGGGAGATGTTTCTATGCAAACAATCCNTACTAGCTTTCAAAAAATGCAAATTTTCGTGGCTTCCCCGTGTCTTTCCCTCTCCGTGTCTCCTTTTCTCTAAAGAATTTTGGCTACATTCTTATCCATAACTGACGTTAGATAGGCAAAGAATTAAGCTTAAAGGGAGCTGGCAAGGTAGCCATGTAGCGCTGAAAAGCTGTGTCTTCGTTGCATTTTGCTCTTTTGTCAATGAAAATATGGGGTCTGAGGTCACACCAGAGAATTTGTAACTGTCAATTAAAATAAATGGATAGACAGCTGCATGTTTGCGAAATTTGTAATCTACTCACAAGGATGTATCGATAGCGTTATTTTTGAACTTGGGATATTCCTTTATGTGGTTGTTTCTTTTTTCTGTCCTACAGAGTAGTCGCCAATGATGCACGGTCTTGTCAATGTTAGTTATGAAGCGATGCTACGGCTGGTCATTGAGACAGACCAACAAAAGCGACATGGTATAGATGCAATCATAAACACGACATTTGGCGGCTTTCTGGGATTGCCGCAATCGATGATTCACAGGCTAGATCTGTCGCTGTTTTCTCAGGATTCGTCTCAGTCTAGTCATGAAAATTTCTATCAAGTAACGGTACTTTGGGATAATGAACGCCGTTTGATTCCGGTCAGTGTGGTTGTGGGCGACCCGGTGGTTGGTATGGGGTTGTTGCAGGGATACTCGTTGCAGATTCAAGTGACACAACATGGCATTGTTACGGTGGATCGCATTCGCTGATGGTTTAGTCTAAGTGATTCAAATCTAAGTGTTCAAATAAGCAAAAAAAGAGCCTAGCCCTGAAGGACTTAGCTCATGAAGTTTGATTTTGGACGAAGGGTGTTTTATTTTGCGGGATCTAACGTCAGTTTGGGTTAAGGAGTTATCTGAATACCTTGAAGACATGGGGACATTGGGATAGGGAGACACGGAGAGGGGGAGATACGGGACATCAACGGACACCCGCATTAGAATTGTTTGAATGAAAAATCGCCCCATCCCTCGCTCTCCCTTTCGCCGCGTCATCATTCCAGACCATGCTTAAACCGAACTCAGGTGGGATCTAGTTTGGCGATCGCCGCTTCCATTTCAGCAGCAACCTTAGCTTCGAGAGCCGCCGAATCCGTTTCCATGTACACACGCATCAAAGGCTCAGTGCCAGAAGGACGCAGGAGCACCCAGCTACCATTTTCGAGGTAAAGCTTAACGCCATCCTTAAGACCAACTTCTTTGACGGCTAAACCTGCAACAGTGGCGGGCGGAGTGGATTTATAGAAATCAAGGGCCGCTTTTTTATGATCTTCTTCGAGGTGGAGATCTAAACGCTTATTAAATAGAGGGCCGTCTGCTTCCGAAATTGCTTCCGCAACGAGTTGGGACAAGGGTTTCCCTTCGTAGGCGATCGCCTCAGCCACAAGCATGTCAGCCAGAATGCCATCTTTCTCAGGAATGTGACCCAATACACTCAGACCACCAGACTCTTCACCACCGATGAGGACATCAGTTTCACGCATCTTTTGACCGATGTATTTAAAACCCACCGCAGTTTCATAAATATCAATGCCATACTGCGCCGCCACATTATCAAGAAGGTGAGTTGTCGCAACAGTACGCACAATTGCACCCTTTTGACCCTTATTTTTATAGAGGTGACGGGCAAGGAGTAAAAGGACAGTATTAGGCGTTAAAACATTGCCCAGCTCATCCACAATACCAAAGCGATCACTGTCACCATCGGTCGCCATACCGATATCCGCACCATCAGCCTTAACCTCATCAATCAAGCCAACCAGTTGAGAACCCTTAGGCTCAGGCATCCCACCACCAAACAATACATCACGGGTAGTGTTAAAAGACTCAGTCTCACAACCACAGTGGGCCAGCACTTCATCAAGGTAACCCCGGGAAGTGGAATAGAGAGCATCGTACTTAACCTTGAGACCAGCAGAACGAATACGTTCTACGTCTAACAAGGTATAAATAAACTTCAAATATTCAGGCTTCGGATCAAAGCGGCTAATCTTATCGCTATTTTTGCCAGAAGGCATGTCATCGGCAGAACTGGCGATATTTGCCACAATGGTATCCGTAATTTCAGGAGTCGCAGGCCCCGCATAGTCCGGAATATATTTGATGCCACAGTAGGGGGCAGGGTTATGGCTGGCCGTAAACATCAAAGCCCCAGCCGAGTTTAAAAACTTTGCATTGTAAGCAATGACAGGCGTTGGACAATCGCGTTCCACGACTTTCACTGTCCAGCCAAGATCCGCGAGTACTTCTGCTGCAGTTTGGGCAAACTCATCCGCAAAAAAACGGGTGTCATAGGCAATTAAGACGGGACGATCTTTAGCGTAGGCCGTCTCTAGATAGCTGGCGATCGCCCGAGTGACCTTACAAACATTCGCGAAAGTAAAATCATCGGCGATAATGCCACGCCAACCGTCAGTGCCAAACTTAATCGGAGGATTGCTTGCGATACTCATGGATTAAAAATTGAGATTATTAAAAAATCACCATTATCTTATCCGGATGCGGGAAACTTCTTTGGCGCTTTTTTTTACAAAATTGACTCTAGAAGGCTCATTTTCCCAATGTATTAGATATTATTGAGTTTATACTGACCCAATACAGTAAAAAGTAATAGGCGAAAGCTGTCATATGTAACCATTAGGCGGCGCGATTTTGTCTAAACTTACTTTAGAATTAACACTATTTAGCAGTAACCTCCATCATCGAGGAGTCGTAAAGCACCGTGGCAACAACAGATAACTTTCAAGAAACCCCAACCCAGAGTACCGAGCAGCTCCAGCAAGAACTGCAACTGCGAGATCAGTTGGTGCAACAACTCTCCCAAGAGCTTTTTCGTTTAGTAAAGGGCAACGACGAATTTACACCCCAGCCTGAATTTTCGGAGCGCCACCAGGCAGAATTACGCCTCCTGCGTGAACAGCTCCAAGAAGTAGAACAGCAGGTTTCCTTTTACCAAGAGCAGCTCACCCAAAAGGATCAAGAGATCTACCAACTGCGTCAATCTGTCCAAGAGTTGAGCGATCGTAGCCGGATGTTAGAGCAAGTGGTTCAAGAATTGCCACAGATTTACCGCCAGAAATTTGCTGAAAGAATGGCTACCGTTCGCGATAGAGTAGAGAAGCTGCAAAACGAGAATCGTCAGCTCCATGCAGAGTTACAAAGCGTCAGTTATCGCTTAGCAGTGAAAAATCGTCGTCATAGCCTGTCTGAGATTGAACTACCCACATTTAACCCCAAAGGCGGCAGCCACATTCCAACCTTCGGAACTGTCTAAGGTTGTTATTCTCGTCAATGCTGACCTAAAACATTCCGGTAAATTAATCTCCGCCTCCCCTGTAACGGAGCGAATGATTAGGGCTTTTGAAAAAGCGATTCTCGCGGATTTTCCTGAGATAGAAATAAATATTGTGACACCTGCCATGGTGCGCTACCACAATTTTCCTCAGGAGGACGGCATCTTAGTTTGTCCGCTGACGATTGATTTACCGGAACGTTTACCCTTTGATCAGCATCAATTGTTTCAAGCTTGT from [Limnothrix rosea] IAM M-220 encodes:
- a CDS encoding response regulator transcription factor, with the translated sequence MPTLLIIEDNPVDTHILRTHLEEYGFDIINVTTAEAGQALIEQQNVAIDGIVLDVVLPGKSGYGFCRELKKSEATADIPVILCSSKSERMDKKWGLKQGANAYITKPVQAEEIVRAVKQFVA
- a CDS encoding phosphoglucomutase/phosphomannomutase family protein, giving the protein MSIASNPPIKFGTDGWRGIIADDFTFANVCKVTRAIASYLETAYAKDRPVLIAYDTRFFADEFAQTAAEVLADLGWTVKVVERDCPTPVIAYNAKFLNSAGALMFTASHNPAPYCGIKYIPDYAGPATPEITDTIVANIASSADDMPSGKNSDKISRFDPKPEYLKFIYTLLDVERIRSAGLKVKYDALYSTSRGYLDEVLAHCGCETESFNTTRDVLFGGGMPEPKGSQLVGLIDEVKADGADIGMATDGDSDRFGIVDELGNVLTPNTVLLLLARHLYKNKGQKGAIVRTVATTHLLDNVAAQYGIDIYETAVGFKYIGQKMRETDVLIGGEESGGLSVLGHIPEKDGILADMLVAEAIAYEGKPLSQLVAEAISEADGPLFNKRLDLHLEEDHKKAALDFYKSTPPATVAGLAVKEVGLKDGVKLYLENGSWVLLRPSGTEPLMRVYMETDSAALEAKVAAEMEAAIAKLDPT
- a CDS encoding Npun_F5560 family protein; amino-acid sequence: MATTDNFQETPTQSTEQLQQELQLRDQLVQQLSQELFRLVKGNDEFTPQPEFSERHQAELRLLREQLQEVEQQVSFYQEQLTQKDQEIYQLRQSVQELSDRSRMLEQVVQELPQIYRQKFAERMATVRDRVEKLQNENRQLHAELQSVSYRLAVKNRRHSLSEIELPTFNPKGGSHIPTFGTV